In a genomic window of Methanosarcina horonobensis HB-1 = JCM 15518:
- a CDS encoding alkene reductase translates to MAEDPDLFSQYRMGDLTLSNRIVMAPMTRNRAGNADVPIPLMVTYYVQRASAGMVISEGSQVSPQGVGYIHTPGIYSAAQVAGWKKITDSVHRAGGRIFIQLWHVGRISHPDLLGGTLPVAPSALPVEGFVHTPVGKKPIPVPRALETDEVPDIVKQFRQAAENAKTAGFDGVEIHGANTYLLDQFLRSGANKRTDKYGGSLENRARLPLEVTKSVIDVWGGDRVGYRISPHNTAHSMSDANPRETFSYFTGELNKIGLGYLHLIEPIGGRAEFVPPKARLGPTLRRIFERTFILNGGYDLNSGNEAIASGEADLIAFGVPFLANPDLPERFRRNAPLNEPDVATFYVGGAKGYTDYPALVNR, encoded by the coding sequence ATGGCAGAAGATCCAGACCTTTTTTCACAATATCGGATGGGCGATCTCACGCTGTCAAATCGCATAGTGATGGCACCGATGACTCGCAACCGCGCAGGGAATGCCGACGTCCCGATCCCACTGATGGTCACTTATTATGTGCAGCGAGCTTCTGCCGGGATGGTTATCTCCGAAGGCTCGCAGGTTAGCCCGCAGGGGGTAGGCTACATACATACACCGGGCATCTACTCTGCGGCACAGGTCGCCGGCTGGAAGAAGATAACAGACTCTGTCCATCGGGCTGGCGGCAGGATTTTCATCCAGCTCTGGCACGTAGGGCGGATCTCTCATCCCGACTTGCTGGGTGGCACTCTGCCGGTCGCGCCATCCGCGCTACCCGTCGAAGGCTTTGTCCACACACCCGTTGGAAAAAAGCCAATTCCGGTGCCTAGGGCTCTCGAGACCGACGAGGTGCCGGACATCGTCAAGCAATTCCGGCAGGCGGCTGAGAACGCAAAAACTGCTGGCTTCGATGGTGTAGAAATCCATGGCGCTAACACCTACCTGCTGGATCAATTCCTGCGGAGCGGGGCCAACAAACGAACCGATAAGTACGGCGGCAGCCTTGAGAACCGGGCTCGTTTACCGCTTGAGGTCACGAAATCCGTCATCGATGTATGGGGCGGCGACCGTGTCGGCTACCGCATCTCTCCGCACAATACCGCACATTCCATGTCGGACGCAAATCCCAGGGAGACCTTTTCCTATTTCACCGGAGAGCTGAACAAAATCGGTCTGGGCTACCTTCATTTAATCGAGCCCATCGGAGGCAGGGCGGAGTTCGTGCCACCCAAGGCACGGCTTGGGCCTACCCTGCGCAGAATTTTTGAAAGGACGTTCATATTGAACGGTGGCTATGACCTCAACAGCGGGAACGAAGCGATTGCCAGCGGCGAGGCCGACCTTATCGCCTTCGGAGTGCCATTCCTGGCCAATCCTGACCTGCCAGAGCGCTTCAGGCGGAATGCGCCGCTTAACGAGCCGGACGTGGCCACCTTCTACGTGGGCGGTGCGAAAGGCTACACGGACTATCCGGCCCTGGTCAATAGATGA
- a CDS encoding DUF2267 domain-containing protein produces the protein MNELKWESKDRADQALRATLHTLRDRLTIEEIVQLAAQLPLPIKGMYYDGWIPRIGQCYLKTWNSQEEFMNNFSMVQI, from the coding sequence ATGAATGAATTAAAGTGGGAAAGTAAGGACAGAGCAGATCAAGCGTTACGAGCTACCTTACATACACTCAGGGACAGGCTTACGATAGAAGAAATAGTTCAGCTTGCTGCACAGCTGCCTCTTCCAATTAAAGGAATGTATTATGACGGCTGGATACCTAGGATAGGCCAGTGCTATTTGAAAACGTGGAATTCGCAAGAAGAGTTCATGAACAATTTCAGTATGGTCCAAATATGA
- a CDS encoding DUF2267 domain-containing protein, giving the protein MEFARRVHEQFQYGPNMNPAEVIRAVLRVMYRHMEEGELRDIRSNMPKRYSGMVPRRGCAKRINYVI; this is encoded by the coding sequence GTGGAATTCGCAAGAAGAGTTCATGAACAATTTCAGTATGGTCCAAATATGAACCCAGCCGAGGTAATACGGGCTGTCCTGCGGGTTATGTACAGGCACATGGAGGAAGGTGAACTTAGGGATATAAGATCCAATATGCCAAAAAGATATTCAGGAATGGTTCCCAGAAGAGGTTGCGCCAAAAGGATAAATTATGTTATTTAA
- the prf1 gene encoding peptide chain release factor aRF-1, with protein sequence MAEYCTYEKYVFKKKLETLRNKSGRSMELISLYIPSDKQISDVTNHLREEHEQASNIESKLTRNNVQGALDSLLAKLRYLNRIPENGIVYFAGIVDTGANRTSMENEVLIPPEPVVHYIYHSDSIFYLEPLEEMLRECSTYGLILLDQREATIGMLVGKQTEVIKHLHSTVPGKQRKGGQSAHRFEQLRRIAIHDFYKRIGDAASEAFLEVEPAELKGILIGGHSPAKEEFNEGGFLHYELQKKVLGLFDTGYTDESGFSELINAAEHTLQGIDLIKQKKDMEMFFKEMGTESGKVSYGEDNVRENLEIKAVDVLLLSEDLRSERVTLKCSVCGYENKWTRKWKPNETVPVAGNCPECGYALEFTDVIDIVGEFSELADKGSARIAFISTDFDEGSQLMIAFGGIAAILRYNTGV encoded by the coding sequence ATGGCCGAATACTGTACATATGAAAAATATGTATTTAAAAAGAAGCTTGAAACTCTAAGAAATAAAAGTGGGAGGAGCATGGAATTAATTTCCCTTTATATTCCTTCCGATAAACAGATTTCAGATGTTACAAATCATCTAAGAGAAGAACACGAGCAGGCTTCGAACATTGAGTCTAAACTTACCAGAAATAACGTACAGGGAGCACTTGACTCTTTGCTGGCAAAGTTAAGATATCTTAACAGAATACCGGAAAATGGAATAGTTTATTTTGCAGGAATTGTCGATACCGGAGCTAACAGGACAAGCATGGAAAACGAAGTTCTCATTCCTCCGGAACCTGTTGTACATTACATATACCACTCTGATTCCATTTTTTATCTTGAGCCTCTTGAGGAAATGCTTAGAGAATGCAGTACTTATGGGCTTATACTTCTTGATCAAAGAGAAGCTACTATCGGAATGCTTGTGGGTAAGCAAACTGAAGTTATTAAACATCTCCATTCTACTGTCCCTGGCAAACAAAGAAAAGGAGGTCAGAGTGCACATCGTTTTGAACAGCTCAGACGCATTGCCATTCATGATTTCTACAAAAGAATAGGGGATGCTGCAAGTGAGGCATTCCTTGAAGTAGAGCCGGCTGAACTTAAAGGCATTCTGATAGGAGGGCATTCTCCAGCTAAAGAAGAGTTCAATGAAGGTGGATTTCTACATTACGAGCTTCAGAAAAAGGTCCTTGGATTGTTTGATACAGGGTATACGGATGAATCAGGTTTTTCTGAGTTAATAAATGCAGCAGAACATACGCTCCAGGGTATTGACTTAATTAAACAAAAAAAAGATATGGAAATGTTTTTTAAAGAAATGGGCACTGAATCCGGTAAAGTGTCCTATGGAGAAGACAATGTACGGGAGAATCTTGAAATAAAGGCAGTTGATGTGCTTCTACTTTCTGAAGACCTGCGATCTGAAAGAGTAACTCTCAAATGCAGTGTTTGTGGATATGAAAATAAATGGACACGAAAATGGAAACCCAATGAAACTGTTCCTGTGGCAGGAAATTGTCCTGAATGTGGTTATGCACTTGAATTCACGGATGTTATTGATATCGTTGGTGAATTCTCAGAACTTGCTGATAAAGGCAGTGCAAGGATTGCTTTTATATCAACAGATTTCGATGAAGGCTCTCAACTTATGATAGCCTTTGGCGGAATTGCTGCAATCCTTAGATATAACACAGGGGTGTAG
- a CDS encoding polysaccharide deacetylase family protein, with translation MSDEIIVKGNPNIPNIALTFDDGPGRITPYILDVLRKYGVKATFFCLGCCIDKNIAAQDNTGRYITGNEIVKRANDEGHLIAIHSHDHRDLTGLTDEEILNNELSRTKKIITNLIGKTPVYFRPPYGSIDDRVNNIAKALDLKIVLWNCRSADSSTEPAIILGGSLKYKYGPVDIYSNIMRNIENGSIILCHDGHSGKYDANFGIVSALDRAIPELQQKRFNFVTVDDLLATGNYVIQD, from the coding sequence ATGTCAGATGAGATAATTGTAAAAGGCAACCCTAACATCCCTAATATTGCTCTGACCTTTGATGATGGTCCGGGCAGAATAACCCCATACATTCTTGATGTGCTTCGAAAGTATGGAGTTAAAGCTACATTTTTTTGTCTTGGCTGCTGTATTGACAAAAACATTGCTGCTCAAGATAATACAGGCAGATACATAACGGGCAATGAAATTGTCAAACGCGCAAATGATGAAGGCCATCTCATAGCCATTCACTCTCATGATCATCGAGATCTTACCGGACTTACTGATGAAGAAATTCTTAATAATGAATTGTCCAGAACCAAAAAAATAATCACTAATTTGATCGGAAAAACCCCTGTGTACTTTCGTCCTCCCTATGGCAGCATTGACGATAGAGTAAACAACATAGCAAAAGCGCTTGATCTCAAAATTGTTTTATGGAACTGCCGCTCGGCAGATAGTTCCACCGAACCTGCTATTATTCTTGGCGGATCTCTCAAATACAAATATGGACCTGTAGACATTTACAGCAACATAATGAGAAATATTGAAAATGGATCAATTATTTTATGCCATGACGGCCATAGTGGAAAGTATGATGCAAATTTCGGGATCGTATCGGCTTTAGACAGAGCGATCCCGGAATTACAGCAAAAGAGATTTAATTTTGTAACAGTAGATGACTTATTAGCGACTGGAAATTATGTTATTCAGGATTGA
- a CDS encoding glycoside hydrolase family 130 protein: protein MIWKDHGELFQRSKKNPILTVDDWPYQANSVFNPAAAIVDGKTLLLVRVEDHRGFSHLTVARSKNGIDGWEIDPEPTLVPDPVNYPEEIYGIEDPRITYIDELGKWAVAYTAFSDSGPLPALAFTEDFRNFDRVGATLPPENKDAALFPVRFNGMWAMIHRPVSGMGGGKANIWISFSPDMKYWGEHEVLLYAREGGWWDARKIGLSPQPLHTPDGWLIMYHGVRQTSSKISYKLGLALLDLEDPRKVLHRSEGWVFGPREMYERSGDVNDVVFPCGWVLVDDEIRIYYGSADTSVSLATAKMSDVLAYIHECPETQCPEEYCRWFEENSGFSSDAKKGDIKIKGD, encoded by the coding sequence ATGATTTGGAAAGACCATGGAGAGCTATTTCAGAGGAGCAAGAAAAACCCTATACTTACCGTTGATGATTGGCCATATCAAGCCAATTCGGTATTCAACCCTGCAGCAGCTATAGTTGACGGCAAAACACTCCTGCTGGTGCGTGTCGAAGACCACAGGGGCTTTTCTCACCTTACAGTAGCCAGAAGTAAGAACGGAATTGACGGCTGGGAAATTGACCCAGAGCCAACCTTAGTGCCGGACCCTGTAAATTATCCTGAAGAAATATACGGCATTGAAGACCCGCGTATAACTTATATAGACGAGCTGGGAAAATGGGCTGTAGCATATACGGCTTTTTCTGACTCGGGACCCTTACCCGCTCTTGCTTTTACTGAGGATTTCCGTAATTTTGATCGAGTAGGAGCTACTCTGCCACCTGAAAACAAAGATGCTGCTCTTTTTCCTGTAAGATTTAATGGCATGTGGGCAATGATACACAGGCCCGTATCTGGTATGGGAGGTGGGAAAGCAAATATCTGGATTTCCTTTTCTCCGGATATGAAATATTGGGGAGAACACGAAGTTCTTCTATATGCCCGGGAAGGCGGATGGTGGGACGCCCGAAAAATCGGTTTATCCCCGCAGCCACTACATACACCTGACGGATGGTTAATTATGTATCACGGAGTACGCCAGACATCGTCAAAAATAAGTTATAAGCTTGGGCTGGCGCTTCTCGACCTTGAAGATCCAAGGAAAGTACTCCACAGGTCAGAGGGATGGGTTTTTGGGCCTCGCGAGATGTACGAACGTAGCGGTGATGTTAATGACGTTGTTTTCCCCTGTGGATGGGTTTTAGTGGACGATGAAATCCGTATTTATTATGGAAGCGCGGATACTTCTGTGTCATTAGCTACTGCAAAAATGAGCGATGTCCTGGCGTATATACATGAATGCCCGGAAACTCAATGCCCCGAGGAGTACTGTAGATGGTTTGAAGAAAACAGCGGTTTTTCAAGTGATGCAAAAAAAGGTGATATTAAAATAAAAGGAGATTAA
- a CDS encoding Fur family transcriptional regulator — protein sequence MKPTEKTDMKYTNQRVEILAFLREHDGHPTVDEVYDGVRKKLTRISKATVYKNLKFLTEKGLLEEVNVKGVSRFEANFIPHHHLICRECGKMEDFNSEQLLDYSMKIAEDIEGFTIVSTSTNFYGICKKCKGYKEET from the coding sequence ATGAAGCCCACAGAGAAAACTGACATGAAATACACAAACCAGAGAGTAGAAATACTTGCTTTCCTGCGCGAACACGACGGTCATCCCACTGTAGACGAAGTTTATGATGGGGTTAGAAAAAAACTGACGCGTATAAGCAAGGCTACCGTATATAAAAATCTCAAATTCCTTACGGAGAAAGGTTTACTGGAGGAGGTGAATGTAAAAGGGGTCTCAAGATTTGAAGCGAATTTCATTCCGCATCACCATCTCATCTGCAGGGAGTGTGGAAAGATGGAGGATTTTAATTCGGAACAATTGCTGGATTACTCAATGAAGATAGCTGAGGATATAGAAGGATTTACTATTGTTTCAACGAGCACCAACTTCTATGGCATCTGTAAGAAGTGCAAGGGGTATAAGGAGGAAACATAA
- a CDS encoding cytochrome ubiquinol oxidase subunit I, whose protein sequence is MVELLLLSRLQFAITVAFHFLFVPLTLGLALLVAGMETIYYKNKDETWRRMADFWGRVFKINFAIGLVTGLAMTFQFGTNWGAYAEFMGDVFGPPLAVEALLAFFLEGTFFGAWIFLDRSRQKLKAFSMWMVALGTNISSLWIITANGFMQNPVGYEMAADGSKVVMTDFFALLTNSYVWYMLIHTLLSAYLLTAFLIMGICAYHFLKRNNNEVFRKSFRIAVAIALITAVLLPVLGHGYAQYVAELQPAKGAAMDAVWETGSRVPMYLIQVPDSSTGSNSVQLLEIPGLASFLYTGSFNGTITGLNQLAQDELPPVGMVFWSFRLMTILGSLFIIEALLGLYLQKSGKLYTSDKYLKLLMWSIPLPYIAITAGWIVAEVGRQPWIVYGLLKTANGISSVPISDVLLSIVLISAFYLILMVFEIYLIKKTVVNATGAE, encoded by the coding sequence ATGGTTGAGTTACTTTTATTAAGCCGGCTTCAGTTTGCCATAACAGTTGCGTTCCATTTCCTGTTCGTTCCACTAACACTGGGACTCGCACTGTTAGTAGCGGGCATGGAAACAATATACTACAAAAATAAAGATGAAACCTGGCGAAGGATGGCCGATTTCTGGGGTAGGGTATTCAAGATAAACTTCGCAATAGGTCTGGTAACAGGTCTTGCAATGACTTTCCAGTTTGGTACGAACTGGGGTGCATATGCGGAATTCATGGGAGATGTCTTTGGACCGCCTTTAGCCGTGGAAGCATTACTGGCTTTCTTCCTTGAAGGTACTTTCTTTGGCGCATGGATATTCCTGGACCGCTCCCGTCAGAAACTAAAGGCATTTTCCATGTGGATGGTCGCTCTGGGTACTAACATATCTTCATTATGGATTATCACTGCTAACGGTTTTATGCAGAATCCCGTTGGCTACGAAATGGCTGCTGATGGGAGCAAGGTGGTTATGACCGATTTTTTTGCCCTGCTTACAAACAGCTATGTGTGGTACATGCTGATACACACTCTGCTTTCAGCTTACCTCTTGACCGCATTCCTGATCATGGGGATCTGTGCTTATCATTTCCTTAAAAGGAACAACAATGAGGTGTTCAGGAAGTCTTTCAGGATAGCAGTTGCCATAGCACTCATTACTGCAGTCCTGCTTCCGGTTCTTGGTCACGGTTATGCGCAATATGTTGCCGAGCTTCAGCCCGCCAAAGGAGCGGCAATGGATGCGGTATGGGAAACAGGTTCCAGAGTGCCCATGTATCTGATACAGGTACCTGATTCAAGCACTGGTTCCAACAGTGTTCAGTTGCTGGAAATTCCAGGTCTTGCAAGTTTCCTGTATACAGGAAGTTTCAACGGAACAATAACAGGACTTAACCAGTTAGCTCAGGATGAACTACCGCCTGTAGGAATGGTGTTCTGGAGCTTCAGGCTGATGACAATTCTGGGATCCCTGTTTATCATAGAGGCTCTTTTGGGCTTATACCTTCAAAAGTCAGGCAAGCTGTACACATCGGATAAGTATCTGAAGCTACTGATGTGGTCTATTCCTCTTCCGTATATCGCCATCACTGCGGGCTGGATTGTAGCCGAGGTAGGAAGGCAGCCGTGGATAGTATACGGTTTATTAAAAACAGCTAATGGCATATCATCGGTTCCCATCTCGGATGTGTTATTAAGTATTGTCCTTATAAGCGCATTCTATCTTATCCTTATGGTCTTTGAGATATACCTCATAAAGAAAACCGTAGTCAATGCTACAGGAGCTGAGTGA
- the cydB gene encoding cytochrome d ubiquinol oxidase subunit II: MFDFLTHDMLTVIWFFLWCVIWGVYFIVDSFSLGAGLLAPFIATDKVQMIQIQRSVGPFWGGNEVWLILAAGGTFAAFPLVFSKMFTFLYLPMMLLLIGLIARGISVEYLHKDESPRIQKALTWGWFVGSLLISLVLGVAFANFFKGLEIASGGVYMGTLLGLFSPYALIGSILFVLMNVTSGALWISIKTEGAIAAKAGDLAKKSTLTVLVLALVYLAYSFVGIDGFTINYSATPALYLLPILAVMTTALAVFFAKKDREFPAFCSNLLALLFVVQSGLASIYPYMLKSSVSPEYGIDIFEAASSHMTLSIMLGGALVFVPIVIIYQLWAYTLFREKITEIEQVGY; this comes from the coding sequence ATGTTCGATTTCCTTACCCATGATATGCTTACTGTTATCTGGTTCTTCCTGTGGTGTGTGATATGGGGAGTTTACTTCATTGTAGACTCATTTTCCCTTGGAGCAGGTCTTCTGGCACCCTTTATTGCCACAGATAAGGTGCAGATGATACAAATCCAGAGATCTGTGGGTCCTTTCTGGGGTGGTAATGAGGTATGGTTAATACTGGCTGCAGGCGGAACATTTGCTGCATTCCCTCTGGTATTCTCGAAGATGTTTACTTTCCTGTATCTTCCTATGATGTTGCTGCTCATAGGCCTGATCGCAAGGGGCATTTCCGTAGAATATCTCCACAAGGATGAGAGTCCCCGGATACAGAAAGCCCTTACGTGGGGATGGTTCGTCGGAAGCCTGTTGATCTCTTTGGTCCTGGGAGTCGCATTTGCGAACTTCTTTAAGGGGCTCGAAATCGCTTCAGGAGGAGTTTACATGGGTACCCTTCTCGGACTTTTCAGCCCGTATGCATTGATAGGCAGTATCCTGTTCGTGCTTATGAATGTTACTTCAGGTGCGCTCTGGATCAGTATCAAGACCGAAGGTGCCATAGCCGCAAAAGCGGGTGATCTGGCAAAGAAGAGCACTCTTACTGTACTTGTACTCGCTCTGGTCTATCTGGCATACTCATTTGTGGGTATAGATGGTTTTACAATCAACTATTCAGCTACACCGGCTCTGTACTTATTGCCAATTCTTGCGGTAATGACAACTGCCCTTGCTGTGTTCTTTGCAAAAAAGGACAGGGAATTTCCGGCCTTTTGCAGCAATCTCCTGGCGCTTCTTTTCGTAGTTCAAAGCGGGCTTGCAAGTATCTATCCTTACATGCTTAAGTCCTCTGTTTCTCCTGAATACGGAATAGATATCTTTGAGGCAGCATCAAGCCATATGACCCTGAGCATCATGCTGGGAGGAGCACTGGTATTCGTGCCCATAGTAATTATCTACCAGCTGTGGGCGTATACTCTGTTCAGGGAAAAGATAACAGAAATAGAACAGGTCGGTTACTGA